In Victivallis sp. Marseille-Q1083, the genomic stretch GAATGCCGCCGAAGAGCTGGTGTTGCAGGTCCGGCCGGTCGAGCCGGGCGATGATACCGCTCCCCGGCAGATCACCGACGCCGCAGCGAATGTATACGCCGGAATGGCGGTGACGCTGTATTGGAGCGATCCGGCGGCGAATTCGGCCGTTTCGTATCTTGTCCGCTATGGGGCGGCCGGCTCCGGGTTGGAAAATGCCGAGACGGTGACGGTGAATAGCAACTGGGCTTTTCTCAGTGACCTGGAGGCCGGCGGTTATGAGTATCAGGTGCGGGCGGTGGATGCCGACGGACAGTTGGGAGAGTGGAGTGAGGTCGGTTCGTTCCGGATTTCGGAAATTGCGACGGCGGATACGAATGTTGTGCTTTCCACCGAACTGTGGGGTCATGATTACCTGCCGGAGCTCTACGGAAAACCGGCGATTCCGCAGCATAACGACGTTACCGGTTACTATTTCGCGGACGCCGAAAAGCTCAACAATGTCCAGGATGCGCTCTATTGCTGGGGTGCTGCCAGCGCGAATGTGCTGACCTGGACCGGCTGGGCGGCGAATTCTCCCTATGCCTTCGCGAATGAAGATGAGGTATTCGAGTATTTCATCAATTACTGGAAGAATGAAGGCGGCATGGAGAGCGATGCGCAGGGCTGGTTTCTGACCGGAGAAGGGCTTTCCGGCACGATGGTCGTCCCGGCCGAAGGCGGCAATCTGTTTCCGGGTCTTGAGCTGGCCGATTGTTTCGCGAGCATCGAAGTTTCGACTGAAACCTCGACCTTGCTGAATTTGCTGGCCGATTACTTTGACGCCGGCTACGGCATCTCCTATGCGATCTACTCCGACGCCGGTCTGGCGCACGCCATTACCGGCTGGGGCTACGAGGTCGATGACGCCGGTAACATTTATCTGTATTACAGCGACTCCGACAGCGATTACTGGTCCGGCAGCGATGACCGCCGAGAGGCGATCAACCGCCTTTCGCGGACGCGGGTTACCGTTCACGACGACGGCCGGCTCTTTTTCGAAGACTATTTTGTGCCGGGCGCCTACCTCGGAAGTTTTTCGGCGCTCAAACAGTTTGATAAGAACCTGATTGGCCAGTCGGAGGATTTTGCGGACGCCCGGCTGCTGGAGTGGAAGGACGGTGGCGTGCTCCGGGCCGGGAATCTCGATGGCGAAGGGGATGAAGATTACTATATGTTCACTGCCGAGGCTGACGGCGAGGTAACCGTCACGGTTTCGATGGCCTCTTCTGATTCGTTGTTATCCGGTTTGGTCATTTCGGTCTACGATTCTTTTAAAAATTTGATCGGAACAAGTGCCGCCGCCGCGCTGGAACAGGTTTTTCACTTCGGTGCGATTGCAAACAGCCTTTACTATCTGGTCGTTTCCGGCGATGAATTGAAAACCGGAGGCGCCGTGGCCCCGGCGCTGAATACCTATTACGTTGAAATCGAAGCGACTCCGACTCCGGTCCCGCACGACTGGCGTTCTTTCGGCGTTGGGGATTTCAACCGCAGCGGAATTGCGGATGTGTTCCGGCAGGACAAAAACTCCGATGCTCTGGCGGTGATTTATGATTCCGACGGTCAATTCACGGCCAGCGATACGCTGTGGAAAACCGGTGACTGGAAAGCGGCGGGCTGCGGCGATATCAACGGCGACGGTGCGGCGGATGTGCTGATAAAGCATTTCAACGCCGGCAACGACACCACCGACATTGCGGCGTTGGTGACCGATCCGGAAACGCTCGAGTGGGTTCATGCCGATGTCCGCGGCTTTGACAATTCCACCTGGGAATATCTCGGCTGTGCCGATGTCAACGGCGACGGCATCGACGATATCCTGACCATCGAAACCGAATCCGTCGCAGCCGGCCGGGACCGGAACGTCAACGCCTGGATCATGGGAGCCGACGGCCGATATGAAGCCGATCTGCGGATTTGCGGCAAAAATACCGATTGGCAGATTGCCGGCTTCGGCGACGTGACCGGTGACGGCCGGGAGAATGCGATCCTGCGCAACGCCGACGGGATGGTCGGCTATTGGGAGCACAACGGCACGGACGACGCCGTCCTGCATGAAATTTCCGGGCTGGATTCGAAGGAATGGAGCTTGTTGGGGATTGGCGATTTTGACGGTGACGGCATCAGTGACATCCTCTGGCAATGCAATGTGGACGACAGCGTCGGGATGTGGACGAAATTGACGGAGAACAACCTGGCGTATACCCGGTTGGGCCAGTTGTCCGAACTCGGCGATTATACCTTTTCCATGATCGGCGATTTTCAACGGCGACGGTAAAGACGATATTCTGTGGGCGGGTAGTGACGATTCTCTGGCCTGGAGCAGTGCGGACCCCGACAAGTTCAAGAACCTGGTCGCCATTGCGTGACGGAGGGAATTGAACGGGTTGACGCTTTCCGGCCGATGAAGAATCAACAAAGTCCTCCGGCTGTTTTCTGGCCTGGGGACTTGGAGTTTTTATGGGGCATTTGAATTCCTATTCCTACCGGATCAAACGAAAATTGGCGGAACATCTCGAACGCGATCCCAGCGGATTGTCTTTTTTAAAATATGCGTTGAAATATTGCTGGTCGAAATTCCGGCGCCGGCCGCTGCGGATGCCGAAAGCCGGCCTCGGCATGTTGTCGGCCGACCATGTCAATGTGGCGGTGAAAATTACCGGCGGGCTGGGGGATGCCGTCATTCTGGCGCGGGTGCTCCGGCAGGTTGCGGCGTTTTGTCCGAACTGTCGTTTTTATGTATTTTTCCCGTCGCTTCAACAGGCCCGCTGGGTATTCGGCAAATGCGATTATGTCGAGGATATCCAGTATCTGGAGCTGTTTGAATATTATGAGCGGGAGCTGTGCGACTGCGCATTGTATTTGAACAGTTTTGCATTTTTCAATGAGGCGGAGATTGACGTGGCAAAGATTCGGCGTCTGTCGCCGCCGCTCCTGTCTTTGCTGGCGGCGGCCAGAAAGAGCCGCCGCCAGTGGGAGCTGTTCATCGACAACCATCCGTTGCTCGACGGCGCCTTCGCCCGGCAGGCGGTGGCGATCGGCTGGAATCGCCATTCCGCCGTCTACCGGCAATTGGGCCTGGAGCCGGGCGGATTGGCGCTGGATTTGCCGGAGGATGACGGGGCGTTCGAGAGGATCCGGACGAAATTTGCTGCCTACATCACCTTCAACACCGGGTTCGATCATATGTTCATCTTGAGTACTGTGACTGCCACCAAATGTTATCCGCAGGAACATTGGACCGCGTTGATCCGGCTGTTGAAAGAACGTTTTCCGAAACTTGGCATCATTCAAGTCGGCGGCAAAAACAGCTTTCCGGTTGCCGGTGCCGACGCTAATTTCGCCGGGAAAACCACGCTGGCGGAATGCGCCGGGCTCCTGAGGCACTCGCGACTGCATATCGATATCGAAGGCGGGCTGGTGCATGTCTGCGCCAGTCTGGGGACATCGTGCGCGGTGCTGTTCGGGCCGACTTCAAAGCGTTATTTCGCCTATCCGCAGAATCTCAATTTGCGGGATGACGCCTGCGGCGATTGCTGGTGGGCGACGGAGCGCTGGATGGAGTTTTGCCCGAAGAAGCTGGCTTGCAATGAATGTATGCACCGTTTGATTCCGGAGCGGGTGCTGGCATCTGTCGCGCCGCTTCTGGAGGCGATTGGAAAGGAGCCGTAGATGGTGGGGACTGCCTATGACTCCGGCGCCTTGTTTGCGGTGCTGCTCGCCAAAGAGCTGAAGGCGAAATATAAAAACACCGTACTCGGCTATGTCTGGAGTTTGTTGATGCCGCTGTTTCAAAGTCTGGTGTTCTTCGTCGTCTTCAGCCTGTTTCTGCGTTTTCCCATTGAAGACTATTTTCTCTTTTTGTCCATCGGCTTTGTCGTCTGGCAGTTCTTTTCCAATTCGTTGACCCAGGGGGCCAATGTCCTGCTCGCCAATGCCAATCTGATCCGGAAAACCTGTGCGCCGCGGCTGATTTTTGTCGCGGCTTCGGTCGGGGCGGAAGCGGTGCACTTGTTGATTTCGTTGCCGGTGCTGCTGATATTGATGCTCTGGTGCGGAAGGGTGCCGGGGTGGCTGGCTCTGGGGCTCCTGCCGGCCGGAATCGTCTCGGTGCTGCTGATGGCATTCGGCCTGGCTTTGATCGTGGCGGTAATCAACACCTATTTTCGCGACCTGGAGCGGATTATGCAAATTCTGCTCCAGGTGTGGTTCTATGTGACGCCGATCTTTTACAGCACGGAGCAGATTCCGGCGGAATACCGGCCGCTGCTGCTGCTCAATCCGGTTTTTTTCCCGGTGGAATTGCTGCGCTGCTGTTTTTACGCTCCGCAGCCGGCATGGCTTTATTGCCTGGCGGCGCTCGCGCTTGGCGGGATGATCGCTGCGGTCGGCATGGTGATTTTCCGCCGTTTTCAAGACGACCTCGCGGAGGTGCTGTAATGGAACAGCCGGTGCTTCGGGCGACGCATTTGGGGAAAAGTTTCACCCGGATCAAATCCGATTACGGCTTGAAGGATGTTCTGCTGCACAGCCTGGTCCATTTTCGCCGCCGCCGTCACCGACGAAGGTTTATCGCGCTTGAGGATGTTTCCTTTGAGTTGTATCCGGGCGAGAGTCTGGCCATCCTGGGACCGAACGGAGCGGGCAAGAGTACGCTGTTGTCGCTTCTGGCCGGAATCATCCGGCCGACCGCGGGCGAAGTCTGCGTCAGCGGCAGAATCGGATTGATGTTGGAACTCGGTTCCGGGTTCTGCCATGACCTGAGCGGTCGCGAGAATATTTTGCTGAATGGGCTGCTGCTGGGGGCGGGGCGGGCGGAATTGGAGGCCGGGCTCGAGGAGATCATCGCGTTTTCCGGGGTGGGGGATTTTATCGATGAACCTTTGCGGACTTATTCCACTGGCATGCAGACCCGGCTGGGGTTTGCCATCGCGGTCCATCTGCGTCCGGAACTCATGTTGATCGATGAGGTGCTGGCAGTGGGAGACAGTGAATTCCGGCGCAAATGTCTGGCCAAACTCGAAGAACTGAAAGCCCGAAACGTTGCCGTGGTTCTGGTGACGCATTCCCTGGAGGACGCGCGGCAGTTCTGCGGCCGGGCCCTTTATCTGGAACAGGGCCGCTGCCGCTTTGCCGGGCCGACGGCGGCGGTGATCGAGGAAATTCAAGCGCATCGTTGCGAATATTGACGCCGGGCGGCAACCGCTTTTCGAACAATACGCCTGCCGGATGTCAACGCTTCTGCCATTCACGGATGCGCATTTTCATCTCGTCAAGACCGAGGATGCCGTAGGCGAAGCCTTTTTTGACCAGTTCCACCGGCAGGAATTCATCGTATTTTTCAAACAACGGCACTTCGCCCGGATAGATCAGTTCCATCGGGTCGAGCGGCTGTCGTTCCTGCTCGCCCAGCACTTTGAAGAAGGTTTCTTTTGACGCCTTCATCTTGAATTGGAGGAAGTACGGCCTGGAGGAATCCAGGGCGGACAAACCGAGCTGCGGCGCGCATTTGATTTTGATAAACCGCTCCAGCGCGAGAAAGGCATACGTGCCCAGCCACGGGAACAGGCACCACATTTCGCCGCCGAGACAGATCAGCGATTCGTCGGTCAGGCCGGAGTGAAGGGCCGTGTGCCTGGCTTCGGCGAGCCTCGCGACGGCGTTTTTCATAAGATACGGATAGACGACATTTTCCCGCAGCACCGCTTTCATTCGCTCCAAAACCTTGGTGTTGATGTCGCCGGGACACTGGCCGAAATAAGCCGGCACTTTGCCCTTGACCTGTTCGCAGTAAACCAGATGGCGTTTGTGGTCGATTTCTTCGACGATCCACACATGACCTGCCAGCGCGATTTTTTCGCCGATCGGCGGCGGCAGCACGATCGTTCCCAGTTCCTGGGACTGGCAGCGGACGGTATACTCCTCATTCTCTTTGAATACCGCATAGAACTTGAAGGAATTGGTTTGCCGTTCCCCGGCCAGTCCGACGATCAGGCCGCCTTCTTCGGTTTTCTGGATATGTTCCGTCGAGATGAGATGCCGCAGCAGCAATTGGTAATCTTCCCGGCCGATCCGGTGGAAATAGCTCAACGAAAGCACCCGGGACGCCAGTCCGGCCGGCGACAGTTCGCCGCCGGAAGCCAACGTGCACATCGTCTGGTGATACAGCAAGCTGAACGGCAGCCGGTCCAGTTTCGGCGGTTCCACCCAGCGTTCCTGCAGATAGAGTTGAACCAGCGCGATGCCCTGCAGCAGCGTCCAGGGAATCGTCACCGGCAGCATTGCCCTGGCTTCCGGCTGCTCCTCCCGCATGACGAACCACATTTCCGGCGGCAGGTCCCGCCGGCCGGTACGTCCCATCCGCTGCAGAAAAGAGGACACCGTGAACGGCGCGTCGATTTGGAAGGCGCGTTCCAGCCGGCCGATATCGATGCCCAACTCCAGCGTGGCGGTGGTAACGGTCGTCTGGAATTGTTCCTCGTCTTTCATCACCGCTTCCGCCGTTTCCCGATAGGAAGTGGACAGATTACCGTGGTGGATCAGGAAACGGTCCGGCTCGTGCTTCGCTTCGCAGTACTGGCGCAAAGTGGTGGTGACCGCTTCGCACTCTTCCCGGGAATTGACGAAGATCAGACACTTTTTGCCCCGGGTGTGTTCAAAGATATACCCCATTCCCGGATCGGCGCTGGCCGGCGCGGTATCGGTGGCCTGCGCCAGGACCGGAGCGGCCTCCGGAAGCTCTTTCTCCTCGGCGGCCTGGGCGCCTTGCAGATAGAAGTGCTCCATCGAAAGCCGCCATTTGACTCCCTTTGTTTCGATGCGGGGGATGACGGTATTCCGGCCGGTGCCGGACGCGAGAAACCGGCCGGTGCTTTCCAGATCGCCGATGGTGGCCGACAGACCGATCCGCCGTGGATTTACGCCGGCCAGCCTGGAGAGCCTTTCGATCAGACACAGGGTTTGGCCGCCGCGGTCGCCGCGCATCAGCGAATGCACTTCGTCGATGACGATGAAACGCAAATCCCCGAACAGACGGGCGATATAGGCGTGTTTATGCAACAGCAGCGCCTCCAGCGATTCCGGGGTGATCTGAAGGATGCCGGAAGGATTTTTCAGCAGTCTGTTTTTATGGGATTGCGCCACATCGCCGTGCCAGTGCCAGACCGGAATATTCGCTTCCCGGCACAGATCGTTGAGGCGCAGGAACTGGTCGTTGATCAACGCTTTCAGCGGACCGATATAGATGGCGCCGACCGATTGGGGCATGTTCTCGGAGAACAACGTCAGGATCGGGAAAAAGGCCGCTTCCGTCTTGCCGGACGCGGTGGAGGCGGAGAGCAGCACGTGGTCATCCGTATGGAACACCGCATCGCCGGCGGCAACCTGGATGGCGCGCAGGGCTTCCCAGTTGTTCCGGTAGATGAAGTCCTGAATAAACGGTGCGTAACGGTTGAAAATATTCATCCCGCCGCCTCAGATCTCGAACTCTTCAAACTCTTTTTCGAGAGTTTCGTCATTGACGGCCGTCTTGGCGTATTCGAAAGTTTCCGAACCCAATAGCTCGGTAACTTTGAGGCCGGGATTTTGATAGACGATATTCAGCAGTTCGATGAAGTCGCGAATGACTTCGCGCGGCGTGATATTGGTATCCGCGCCGATCCGGCCGAACTCGATTTTGATGAAGGCGATCAGGTCTTCCTGGCTCAGCGTCTGCTCGTATTCGAAAAGGCCGGCGTGGAGGTCGGCCAATTTTTCGATCAGCACCAGCATTTCTTCGTAGGTGAGCGGCGAGAGTTTGATCACCGGCGCCAGCACATCCTTGAGGTCGTCGCGGCCGAAGCGGCCGGCTTCCAGCCGGGATTTCAAGGCTTCATAGCTGAAAACCCCGCGCCTGGTATCCTCGATGCACTGCGGCGTTCCGCCCATGATGATGCCCAGGTATCCGGCTTTGCCCTGCAAGGTATCGTTGTACATGGTCAGAATTTTTTCATAATTGTACTGCCGGGTAATGCTGTTGGGTATCTTGTAAATATTGACCAGTTCATCGATCAGGAGCAGCAAACCGCCATAGCCCGCTTTTTTGAGAAACACCGCCAGCAGCTTGATATATTCGTACCAGTCGTCGTCGGAGATGACGATATTGACTCCGAGTTCCGCCCTGGCTTCCGTCTTGTTGGCGTATTCGCCGCGAAACCATTTGACCACCTTGGCCTTGTTCTCGTCATTCCCGTCGAGATAAGAACGGTAATAAACGGTCAGCAGACGGGCGAAATCGAAGCCGTGGACCATTTCGTTCAGGGAGTTTATCGTCTCATGGATTTTCTTTTCCACCAGTTTGCAGAAACTGCCGTCGCCCGGCGCCAGCTCGCTTTCAACGGCTACCTCGCTCTGGATATTGCTGATCCAGCGGTCCAGAATCAGCGTGAGGGCGCCGCCTTCCGGCCTGGTTTTGGTGGACAGGTTGCGAATGAGTTCTTTATAGGTGGCAAGCCCCTGGCCTTTGGTGCCCTGCAGACGCCGTTCGGGGGAAAGGTCGGCATCCGCGACCACGAAATTTTTATCCATGACGTAATTGCGGATGGTCTGCAGTAGAAAACTTTTGCCGCTGCCGTATTTCCCGACGATGAAGCGGAACGACGCGCCGCCGTCGGCAATGATTTCGACATCGTGCAAAAGGGCGTCGATTTCGATTTGCCGGCCGACCGTGATATAGGGAAGGCCGATCCGCGGCACGACTCCGCCCTTCAAAGAATTGATTATTACCGTGGCGATTCTTCTGGGTATTTTCATCCCTGGATGATTCCTTTCAATTCGGCGACGTAGTCTTCGATCAATTCCGGCTTTTCCCCGTCATAAGCGATGACGGTATCGCCGAATTCGTCGAAGAGTTTTTCATTGATTGCATCAATTGTCACCGACAGCAACTGCCCCGCCGCCGTGGCGCCATCGGTTTTGCCGTATAACAGGCCGCTCAGCAGCCGGTATTCCGCATCGCTCAGGTTGAACCTGTTTGCCGGTACGCCCGGCTCCCCGGAGGTGTCCGGCTCGCCGGCGTCCTCCAGCGCTTCGACCAGCAATTTGCTTTGCGTTTCCAGGGCGGCCTGCCGGATGGTTTGCAGCCTGGAAACGTCGATTTCAATGCGGGGCAGGGCGCGGCGTTTTTGGTCGGCCTGGTATTTCTCGATTTCCTGATTGATGATATCCTGGTACAGCTTGGTTATTTTTTCCGCTTTCAAGCCGGACTTGAAATGGTATTTTTGACGCATCAGGAAATCGATGATTTTCAGCAGGGCGCCGGTCTGCTGAATTTTGCCCTTGTAACACAGGAAACGTTCACAGCTCCAGCGGCCGTTCCGGCAGTGGTATTTATGAATGTCATTGATTTCATAAACGAAATCCTGACGTTTCAGTTTATCGTAAAACACTGCGGACCGGAACATGTAGTAGGAGCTCGCGTAAATTTTGCCGAAGAACTTTTCACAGAGGCTGTTCTTGCGATTTTTCCCGTAGTAGTCCGACAGTCTGGCGAAAACGTGGTAAACCACTGCTTTGACGTCATCGGGATACTGCCGGAAAAATCTGGAATTTTCCAGATTGTACGAGGACAGGGAATGCAGCGCCCGGAATACCTCGTCGGCGCTGTGCGACTGGTAATTCAGCAAAGTCAACGCCGCCTTGTCGAAATCCGTTTCCAAAACATCTTCCAGCAGCGCCCGGTCGAGGTTGTGGTACACGGCGTAATCTTTCAGCCACAGCTTGACATAGTGGTCGATTTTCGCATCGATTTCCCGGTAAGCCAGCCAGAAATTCTTCAGCGTGTGAAAACCTTCCTCCGGCGACCCCGTCCCGATTTGATTGAGCAGTTCATAGAGATAGACGAAGACGAAGGAAAGCGAGGTCGGCTCGACGATGCCGCGCCGGACTCTGGTGCGCCAGGAAAAATAACCACGGAGCTGCCGGTCGTTCATGGCCTGATAGGTCGGAAAATAACGGATGAACTCCCCGGTGAAATCGAACTCATCTTCAAAATCTTCCATCAACCTGGCCTGCTGATAGAAGATCATCGTGTCGGATTGGCGGCAGAGGTCGTAGCCGCTGGCCAGATTCCGCATTTTCCGGTATCGGGGCGGCATGGCGCCGGCCGCCGATATTGCCGTTTTCGGAATCGGTTCGTCCTGATATATCTTGAATGTCATCGCGTCAATGGCTGTTCCGTCTTCATGGATTTTCGCTGTCTTCAAACGAGTGGCGAACGCCTCTCGGTCACCGGCCTAAAATTAAACCGGAATCGCCGTTCTTTCAAGTCCGGATCGCGCTATTTTGACGAGATCCCCGCCATTGACGCTTCGCAGCAAAAAGATTCCGGACGGCTACTGGAAGGAACCGTCCTTGCGCCGCGGCCGCCAGCAGTTTTCGGCGCTGCCGTCCGGGTCCCAGGTATTGAGCAGCATTTGGGCGCCGGTGATGTCGTGTACGCTGCCGTCGAGCCGGCAGCCGTTGAAACGGATGGACTCGACACGGTTGCCCGGACTGTGACGCATCGGGACCCGGCACGGCAGGATTTTGGTATGCCAATTGTCGTGATTGTTGTAGAGTACATACAAATCCTGTTCAAACAGCACGTCGGCATGGTTCGGCGAATCGCCGATGATCGTGGTGCCGGCCGGGTTGCTCACCCTGGACAGCTTGGTTTTGCTGCCGTGAACCGGGTCGGTGCTCCAGCCGCTGTCGGTCAGGCCGAAATCGTAAGCCACCCAGCCGTAACAGACCGCGTTGGTGATATCGCCGAACTGCAGGCTGCCTTCCATCGGGCAGATCAGCAGCGGCGGCGTGTTTGCGACATTCCAGACATCGATCCAGCCGGTGCCTTTTTCATCGTCCATGACTTTGCCGCCCAGGTAGCGGCAGATTTCAGTGAACCAGAAGTGCAGCGAACCGTCCGGCATTTCCCAGTGCGCGTACGGCGGCAGGTTGTCGTTGTAATCATCGGTATAGAGGGCCAAGCCGAGGCCGAGCTGCCTTAGATTGCTTTTGCATTTCGTTTTCATCGCCGAGCCTCTGGCGCGGCCGATGACCGGCAGCAGCAGCCCGGCAAGAATGGAAATGATTGAAATCGTCACCAGAAGTTCCAGCAGGGTAAATCTTTTCTTCCGCATTGCTTGCCTCGCTTTCGGGTCGAAACGAAAATTTTTATCGGCACCCTATTCGGGAATCTAATGGAAGAACGCAAAAAAATCAAGGGGTTGAAGTAAACGGATGACATAATTTTCAGAAAAAACGAAATAAAATAAGTGAACGGCCGGTTTGATGGCCTGCCGGGCCGATTCCTTCAATATCCAAAACGTCTCCCGGGTATGCTTCAGGCTCCCGGGAGACGGATCAAATGACAACGCATGACGACAGGCCGGAGAGAGGCTTGCCCCGCCGGGCAACCGGCTCCGGAAAACTTGCCCGCGACGGATTGGGTTG encodes the following:
- a CDS encoding ABC transporter ATP-binding protein, yielding MEQPVLRATHLGKSFTRIKSDYGLKDVLLHSLVHFRRRRHRRRFIALEDVSFELYPGESLAILGPNGAGKSTLLSLLAGIIRPTAGEVCVSGRIGLMLELGSGFCHDLSGRENILLNGLLLGAGRAELEAGLEEIIAFSGVGDFIDEPLRTYSTGMQTRLGFAIAVHLRPELMLIDEVLAVGDSEFRRKCLAKLEELKARNVAVVLVTHSLEDARQFCGRALYLEQGRCRFAGPTAAVIEEIQAHRCEY
- a CDS encoding ATP-binding protein — its product is MKIPRRIATVIINSLKGGVVPRIGLPYITVGRQIEIDALLHDVEIIADGGASFRFIVGKYGSGKSFLLQTIRNYVMDKNFVVADADLSPERRLQGTKGQGLATYKELIRNLSTKTRPEGGALTLILDRWISNIQSEVAVESELAPGDGSFCKLVEKKIHETINSLNEMVHGFDFARLLTVYYRSYLDGNDENKAKVVKWFRGEYANKTEARAELGVNIVISDDDWYEYIKLLAVFLKKAGYGGLLLLIDELVNIYKIPNSITRQYNYEKILTMYNDTLQGKAGYLGIIMGGTPQCIEDTRRGVFSYEALKSRLEAGRFGRDDLKDVLAPVIKLSPLTYEEMLVLIEKLADLHAGLFEYEQTLSQEDLIAFIKIEFGRIGADTNITPREVIRDFIELLNIVYQNPGLKVTELLGSETFEYAKTAVNDETLEKEFEEFEI
- a CDS encoding type II secretion system protein; amino-acid sequence: MRKKRFTLLELLVTISIISILAGLLLPVIGRARGSAMKTKCKSNLRQLGLGLALYTDDYNDNLPPYAHWEMPDGSLHFWFTEICRYLGGKVMDDEKGTGWIDVWNVANTPPLLICPMEGSLQFGDITNAVCYGWVAYDFGLTDSGWSTDPVHGSKTKLSRVSNPAGTTIIGDSPNHADVLFEQDLYVLYNNHDNWHTKILPCRVPMRHSPGNRVESIRFNGCRLDGSVHDITGAQMLLNTWDPDGSAENCWRPRRKDGSFQ
- a CDS encoding DEAD/DEAH box helicase, translated to MNIFNRYAPFIQDFIYRNNWEALRAIQVAAGDAVFHTDDHVLLSASTASGKTEAAFFPILTLFSENMPQSVGAIYIGPLKALINDQFLRLNDLCREANIPVWHWHGDVAQSHKNRLLKNPSGILQITPESLEALLLHKHAYIARLFGDLRFIVIDEVHSLMRGDRGGQTLCLIERLSRLAGVNPRRIGLSATIGDLESTGRFLASGTGRNTVIPRIETKGVKWRLSMEHFYLQGAQAAEEKELPEAAPVLAQATDTAPASADPGMGYIFEHTRGKKCLIFVNSREECEAVTTTLRQYCEAKHEPDRFLIHHGNLSTSYRETAEAVMKDEEQFQTTVTTATLELGIDIGRLERAFQIDAPFTVSSFLQRMGRTGRRDLPPEMWFVMREEQPEARAMLPVTIPWTLLQGIALVQLYLQERWVEPPKLDRLPFSLLYHQTMCTLASGGELSPAGLASRVLSLSYFHRIGREDYQLLLRHLISTEHIQKTEEGGLIVGLAGERQTNSFKFYAVFKENEEYTVRCQSQELGTIVLPPPIGEKIALAGHVWIVEEIDHKRHLVYCEQVKGKVPAYFGQCPGDINTKVLERMKAVLRENVVYPYLMKNAVARLAEARHTALHSGLTDESLICLGGEMWCLFPWLGTYAFLALERFIKIKCAPQLGLSALDSSRPYFLQFKMKASKETFFKVLGEQERQPLDPMELIYPGEVPLFEKYDEFLPVELVKKGFAYGILGLDEMKMRIREWQKR
- a CDS encoding TerB N-terminal domain-containing protein — translated: MTFKIYQDEPIPKTAISAAGAMPPRYRKMRNLASGYDLCRQSDTMIFYQQARLMEDFEDEFDFTGEFIRYFPTYQAMNDRQLRGYFSWRTRVRRGIVEPTSLSFVFVYLYELLNQIGTGSPEEGFHTLKNFWLAYREIDAKIDHYVKLWLKDYAVYHNLDRALLEDVLETDFDKAALTLLNYQSHSADEVFRALHSLSSYNLENSRFFRQYPDDVKAVVYHVFARLSDYYGKNRKNSLCEKFFGKIYASSYYMFRSAVFYDKLKRQDFVYEINDIHKYHCRNGRWSCERFLCYKGKIQQTGALLKIIDFLMRQKYHFKSGLKAEKITKLYQDIINQEIEKYQADQKRRALPRIEIDVSRLQTIRQAALETQSKLLVEALEDAGEPDTSGEPGVPANRFNLSDAEYRLLSGLLYGKTDGATAAGQLLSVTIDAINEKLFDEFGDTVIAYDGEKPELIEDYVAELKGIIQG
- a CDS encoding ABC transporter permease, whose protein sequence is MVGTAYDSGALFAVLLAKELKAKYKNTVLGYVWSLLMPLFQSLVFFVVFSLFLRFPIEDYFLFLSIGFVVWQFFSNSLTQGANVLLANANLIRKTCAPRLIFVAASVGAEAVHLLISLPVLLILMLWCGRVPGWLALGLLPAGIVSVLLMAFGLALIVAVINTYFRDLERIMQILLQVWFYVTPIFYSTEQIPAEYRPLLLLNPVFFPVELLRCCFYAPQPAWLYCLAALALGGMIAAVGMVIFRRFQDDLAEVL
- a CDS encoding glycosyltransferase family 9 protein produces the protein MGHLNSYSYRIKRKLAEHLERDPSGLSFLKYALKYCWSKFRRRPLRMPKAGLGMLSADHVNVAVKITGGLGDAVILARVLRQVAAFCPNCRFYVFFPSLQQARWVFGKCDYVEDIQYLELFEYYERELCDCALYLNSFAFFNEAEIDVAKIRRLSPPLLSLLAAARKSRRQWELFIDNHPLLDGAFARQAVAIGWNRHSAVYRQLGLEPGGLALDLPEDDGAFERIRTKFAAYITFNTGFDHMFILSTVTATKCYPQEHWTALIRLLKERFPKLGIIQVGGKNSFPVAGADANFAGKTTLAECAGLLRHSRLHIDIEGGLVHVCASLGTSCAVLFGPTSKRYFAYPQNLNLRDDACGDCWWATERWMEFCPKKLACNECMHRLIPERVLASVAPLLEAIGKEP